The following proteins come from a genomic window of Pirellula staleyi DSM 6068:
- a CDS encoding sugar phosphate isomerase/epimerase, with the protein MKYGMNLLLWTGELSDEMIPVLHLLKNLGYDGVELPIFNMDLDYAKWGKILDEIGLARTAVTVRTEADNPISPDAAIRQKGIDANKKALDCCAAVGAVTLVGPYHSALGSFSGKGRTADEWKWGVESMRAVAEHAGTVHVTLGVECLNRFETYLLNTHADSARFCREVGHARCRMMYDTFHSNIEEKSIAQAIHSCADMLCHVHISENDRSTPGKGNVRWEENFDALRDIGYNGWMVVEAFGLALPELAAATKIWRRMFESEEQLSRDSLGFMKQQVAQRW; encoded by the coding sequence ATGAAGTACGGCATGAATCTGCTGCTGTGGACCGGCGAACTGAGCGACGAGATGATTCCCGTCCTCCATTTGCTAAAGAACCTGGGCTACGACGGCGTCGAGCTGCCGATCTTCAACATGGATCTCGACTACGCCAAGTGGGGCAAAATTCTCGACGAAATTGGCCTCGCGCGAACTGCCGTGACGGTCCGCACCGAAGCCGACAACCCGATCAGCCCCGATGCTGCGATTCGCCAAAAGGGGATCGACGCCAACAAGAAGGCGCTCGACTGCTGCGCTGCTGTCGGCGCGGTGACTCTGGTTGGCCCCTATCATTCGGCCCTCGGATCGTTCAGTGGCAAGGGACGAACCGCCGACGAGTGGAAGTGGGGTGTCGAAAGCATGCGAGCAGTGGCCGAGCATGCGGGGACCGTGCATGTCACGCTCGGTGTTGAATGCCTCAACCGGTTTGAGACGTATCTGCTCAATACGCACGCCGATTCGGCCCGTTTTTGCCGCGAAGTTGGTCACGCCCGCTGCCGCATGATGTACGACACGTTCCACAGCAACATCGAAGAGAAGAGCATCGCGCAGGCGATCCACAGCTGTGCCGATATGCTGTGCCACGTGCACATCAGCGAGAACGATCGAAGCACTCCCGGCAAGGGGAACGTCCGCTGGGAAGAGAATTTCGACGCTCTGCGCGACATCGGCTACAACGGCTGGATGGTGGTCGAGGCGTTTGGTCTGGCGCTCCCTGAACTGGCCGCCGCCACCAAAATCTGGCGCCGTATGTTCGAGAGCGAAGAACAACTCTCGCGCGACAGCCTCGGCTTCATGAAGCAACAAGTTGCCCAGCGCTGGTAG
- a CDS encoding TIM barrel protein: MASPTYPKLHNAMWPGLVGKEPGTDHPPISLERMLELTAAAEVNGQKFDGVDLFLFHPHTDPDATDDQLRAMADKIASYNLNVGSLVAPVWPGTVGGSAMGSDEDRANFVLAVKKACRIAKILNEHGVRKYGVIRIDSADSPSHWDADPKGNTTKIAATFREAAKVAADHGERLAAEGEICWAGMHSWKNMLALLEEVAMPETVGFQADQAHTYLYLLGYNAEHHALLKPGYSQADFDAAFKTMTDALRPWTFDFHVAQNDGSVHGTGSHDKTGRHCPADDPNGKLDIVKTAGAWLQGASSRGLKHICWDGCMFPNDMLEKQSTWNTILKTMLAVRDAHGWS; this comes from the coding sequence ATGGCCTCTCCGACTTATCCGAAACTCCACAATGCGATGTGGCCGGGACTCGTGGGCAAAGAGCCAGGGACCGATCATCCGCCGATCAGCTTGGAGCGGATGCTCGAGCTCACCGCTGCCGCAGAAGTGAATGGTCAGAAGTTCGATGGCGTCGATCTGTTCCTGTTTCATCCCCACACCGATCCCGATGCGACCGACGATCAGCTTCGGGCGATGGCCGATAAAATCGCCTCGTACAACCTGAATGTCGGCTCGCTCGTTGCTCCCGTTTGGCCCGGCACGGTCGGCGGCTCTGCGATGGGTAGCGACGAAGATCGTGCGAACTTCGTTCTCGCCGTGAAGAAGGCGTGCCGTATCGCCAAGATTCTCAACGAGCATGGGGTCCGCAAGTATGGCGTGATCCGCATCGACTCGGCCGACAGCCCTTCGCACTGGGATGCTGATCCCAAGGGGAATACCACCAAGATCGCTGCCACTTTCCGCGAAGCTGCTAAGGTCGCTGCCGATCACGGCGAACGACTCGCGGCGGAAGGGGAGATCTGCTGGGCCGGCATGCACTCGTGGAAGAACATGCTCGCGCTGCTCGAAGAAGTTGCCATGCCCGAAACCGTTGGTTTCCAGGCTGACCAAGCGCATACCTATTTGTATCTCTTGGGTTATAACGCCGAGCATCACGCTCTGCTGAAGCCCGGCTATAGCCAGGCCGATTTCGACGCCGCTTTCAAAACCATGACCGACGCGCTCCGTCCCTGGACGTTCGATTTCCACGTCGCCCAGAACGATGGATCGGTGCACGGCACCGGTTCGCACGACAAGACCGGCCGCCATTGCCCCGCCGACGACCCCAACGGCAAGCTCGACATCGTCAAAACCGCCGGTGCCTGGCTCCAAGGTGCTTCGTCGCGTGGCCTGAAGCATATCTGCTGGGATGGCTGCATGTTCCCCAACGACATGCTCGAAAAACAAAGCACCTGGAACACGATCCTCAAGACGATGCTCGCCGTACGCGATGCACATGGCTGGAGCTGA
- a CDS encoding Gfo/Idh/MocA family oxidoreductase, with product MSKPLRIGMIGYGFMGRAHSNAYNRVANFFKLEHTPVLQAVCARDEEKAKAFAETWGYKSIETDWRKLIARDDIDAVDICTPNNLHKEIAIAAAQAGKMILCEKPLAMNVAEGEEMCAAVEKAGVANIVWYNYRRIPAVTFAKQLIDEGKLGRIFHYRANFLQDWTISADLPQGGQGLWRLDSAAAGSGVTGDLLAHCIDTALWLNGGISDVTAMTETFIKERKHTLTGKMEKVTIDDACSFLCHFQNGSLGLFESTRYARGHKALYTLEINGEFGSIKWDLHDLHRLQWFDYRDAGNLRGWSSIHVTDGDHPYMNKWWVPGLAIGYEHSFVHQVADFCESLSTGKPAGPTFRDSLETQKVCDAVLKSAAEHNWQKV from the coding sequence ATGTCAAAACCTCTTCGCATTGGTATGATCGGTTACGGCTTCATGGGCCGAGCTCACTCGAACGCTTATAACCGCGTAGCGAATTTCTTTAAGCTTGAGCACACCCCTGTGCTGCAGGCTGTTTGTGCTCGCGATGAAGAAAAAGCCAAGGCTTTTGCCGAGACGTGGGGTTATAAGAGCATCGAAACCGATTGGCGCAAGCTGATTGCTCGCGACGATATCGATGCGGTCGATATCTGCACTCCTAATAACTTGCACAAAGAGATCGCCATTGCCGCTGCCCAAGCGGGGAAGATGATCCTGTGCGAAAAGCCGCTGGCGATGAACGTCGCTGAAGGAGAAGAGATGTGCGCCGCTGTCGAAAAGGCAGGGGTGGCCAACATCGTGTGGTACAACTATCGCCGCATCCCTGCCGTGACGTTTGCCAAGCAACTGATCGACGAAGGCAAACTCGGCCGCATCTTCCATTATCGCGCCAACTTCCTGCAGGACTGGACGATCTCGGCCGACCTGCCGCAAGGTGGTCAAGGGCTGTGGCGGCTCGATTCGGCAGCCGCTGGCAGCGGCGTGACGGGCGATCTTCTCGCGCACTGCATCGACACCGCGCTCTGGCTCAACGGTGGGATCAGCGACGTGACGGCAATGACCGAAACGTTCATCAAGGAACGTAAGCACACCCTTACCGGCAAGATGGAAAAGGTGACGATCGACGACGCTTGCTCGTTCCTTTGCCATTTCCAAAACGGCTCGCTCGGTCTGTTTGAATCGACCCGCTATGCCCGTGGTCACAAGGCACTCTACACCTTGGAAATCAACGGCGAATTCGGCTCGATCAAGTGGGACCTCCACGACCTGCATCGTCTGCAGTGGTTCGACTATCGCGACGCTGGCAACTTGCGAGGCTGGTCGAGCATCCATGTGACCGACGGCGATCATCCCTACATGAACAAGTGGTGGGTGCCTGGTCTGGCGATTGGTTACGAGCACAGCTTCGTGCATCAAGTGGCCGACTTCTGTGAGAGCCTATCGACCGGCAAGCCAGCGGGCCCCACGTTCCGCGACTCGCTCGAAACGCAGAAGGTGTGCGATGCTGTGCTGAAGAGCGCTGCCGAGCACAACTGGCAGAAGGTGTAG
- a CDS encoding aldose 1-epimerase family protein has translation MAVRTWKLIDRHSNLLRRAEQFSVQASDVGLGEGRFYALGHALQSGSSAGVDMLEISNGAITVELLPTRGMGIRRAWSSTPSGVAIFGWESPVRGPVHPALVDLGEPSGLGWLDGFDELLVRCGLESNGAPEFDETTGRLKYPLHGRIANKPAHELTLTIDTDKEEITLVGVVEEARFHFLKLRLTTTMTLKLGSHQIAIRDEIENLSSAPAEAQMLYHVNFGLPLLDAGSQVMAPVKTLVPRNPHAASGLKSWNSYLAPQTGYEEMVYFLEMHGTEHSVTEVLLKNAHSTRGASLIYKTSELPCFSLWKDTGSAVDGYVTGLEPGTNYPNPRSFEGKHNRVMKLAPLEKKSLHLTLELHTTEKSIAAAEARIAKLQAGKETKIHDAPLADWCA, from the coding sequence ATGGCCGTTCGTACCTGGAAACTGATCGACCGTCACTCGAATCTCCTCCGCCGAGCTGAGCAATTTTCGGTACAAGCGAGCGACGTGGGACTGGGGGAAGGACGTTTCTACGCCCTTGGACACGCCCTGCAGAGTGGTTCATCAGCGGGCGTTGATATGCTCGAAATCAGCAACGGCGCAATCACGGTCGAACTGCTGCCGACTCGAGGCATGGGAATTCGCCGGGCGTGGAGCAGCACGCCCAGTGGCGTCGCGATATTTGGGTGGGAATCCCCCGTTCGAGGCCCCGTGCACCCAGCGCTAGTGGATCTGGGGGAGCCCAGTGGTTTGGGGTGGCTCGATGGCTTCGATGAGCTCCTTGTCCGGTGCGGTCTCGAGAGTAACGGAGCCCCTGAGTTCGACGAAACGACCGGTCGGCTCAAGTATCCGCTGCATGGCCGGATTGCCAACAAGCCAGCCCACGAACTGACCCTCACGATCGACACCGATAAGGAAGAAATCACACTTGTGGGTGTGGTCGAAGAAGCACGCTTTCACTTCCTCAAGCTTCGGCTGACCACCACCATGACGCTGAAGCTCGGCTCGCACCAAATTGCGATTCGCGACGAGATTGAGAATCTCAGCAGCGCGCCGGCCGAAGCACAGATGCTGTATCACGTGAACTTTGGTCTGCCGCTGCTCGATGCTGGTTCGCAGGTGATGGCCCCAGTTAAAACGCTGGTGCCACGCAATCCGCACGCCGCCTCGGGCCTGAAAAGCTGGAACAGCTACCTCGCTCCGCAAACGGGCTACGAGGAGATGGTCTATTTCCTCGAAATGCATGGGACCGAGCATAGCGTGACCGAAGTGCTGCTGAAGAACGCCCACAGCACACGTGGGGCCAGCTTGATTTACAAGACGAGCGAACTCCCCTGCTTTTCGCTCTGGAAGGACACCGGGAGCGCTGTGGATGGCTATGTCACGGGGCTCGAACCTGGGACGAACTATCCCAATCCGCGATCGTTCGAGGGGAAGCACAACCGGGTGATGAAGCTTGCCCCGCTGGAGAAAAAATCGCTCCATCTCACGCTCGAACTGCACACCACCGAGAAGAGCATCGCAGCGGCTGAAGCCCGCATTGCCAAGCTCCAAGCCGGGAAAGAAACCAAAATTCACGACGCGCCGCTGGCTGATTGGTGCGCGTGA